One stretch of Pseudomonas fluorescens Q2-87 DNA includes these proteins:
- a CDS encoding putative 2-dehydropantoate 2-reductase yields MQAGAKPRIGMIGTGAIGGFYGVMLARAGYDVHFLLRSEFGAVAEHGLQVDSAVHGALTLNPVQAYRSAADMPPCDWLLVGAKTTSNADLAPAIIQAGAEGARVLLLQNGLDVEDDLRPLLPDSLHLLGGLCLVCVHRVGPGVVAHQALGAVNIGYHSGPGSDQAERMAIVEEATTLFRTAGIDSQAMPDLQQARWQKLVWNVPYNGLSVLLGASTTPLMADVDSRGLIQALMGEVVCGAQACGHHIAPGYAEYLFSMTEKMPDYWPSMHHDYAHRRPLELEAIYGRPLAAAKAAGCELPKIEALYQTLAFMDRRNR; encoded by the coding sequence ATGCAGGCAGGCGCTAAACCGCGGATCGGAATGATCGGCACCGGTGCGATCGGCGGATTCTATGGGGTGATGCTGGCACGTGCCGGTTATGACGTGCACTTTTTGCTGCGCAGCGAGTTCGGTGCGGTGGCCGAACACGGCTTGCAGGTCGACAGCGCGGTGCACGGCGCGCTGACCCTCAACCCGGTCCAGGCATATCGCTCGGCGGCCGATATGCCGCCCTGTGACTGGTTGCTGGTCGGTGCCAAGACCACCAGCAACGCCGACCTGGCCCCGGCCATCATCCAGGCCGGTGCCGAGGGGGCGAGAGTCCTGCTGCTGCAAAATGGCCTCGATGTCGAAGACGATCTGCGACCTTTGCTCCCCGATTCGCTGCATCTGCTCGGCGGCCTGTGCCTGGTCTGCGTGCACCGCGTCGGCCCTGGGGTCGTCGCCCACCAGGCTCTCGGCGCGGTCAATATCGGTTATCACAGTGGACCTGGTAGCGACCAGGCGGAACGCATGGCGATTGTCGAAGAGGCGACGACATTGTTTCGTACCGCCGGTATCGATTCCCAGGCGATGCCTGACCTGCAACAGGCCCGCTGGCAGAAACTGGTGTGGAACGTGCCGTACAACGGTCTGTCAGTCCTGCTGGGCGCCAGTACCACGCCGTTGATGGCTGATGTCGACAGTCGCGGCTTGATCCAGGCGCTGATGGGCGAGGTGGTATGCGGTGCGCAAGCCTGCGGCCATCACATCGCGCCGGGCTACGCCGAGTACCTGTTCAGCATGACCGAGAAGATGCCCGACTACTGGCCGAGCATGCATCACGACTACGCCCACCGACGCCCATTGGAACTGGAGGCAATTTACGGTCGGCCGTTGGCGGCAGCGAAAGCGGCGGGGTGCGAACTGCCTAAGATCGAAGCCTTGTATCAGACGCTGGCGTTCATGGATCGGCGTAACCGCTGA